The genomic region tgctcattctctctctctctctctcaaataaataaatagataaataaataaatcttaagaaaattaaatgaagtatatataataaagtcCTCTATCTATGTGCTTTGATTGGTCTATGACACATTTTAACAAACATTAATatcctccctcaccctcctttTCCTCAAGAAAGTCAGGAGACACCCTCTCCCTTCAGTCCTATCGCTGAGGGCCAGCCCTTCCCCTGAGTGGAAACTCGCTGCATATAAACATGAGCCACAGCTTCTCCTTCTCGACCCCTGGCATGAAAGGACTGAGACAACACTGGGAGGATGCCAGGTCATAGGAAAACTGGACCTAAATAGAGGAGAAACCCcaggggagagagtcagagaaggaaagcagaaaagaagaagaggagggaagggggagggggacagggaacAGGGAAATGACAAGACAGGGGAAGCAGAGGGATAATGAAAGGGAAAGTAAAAACTGCAAGTGGAAGAggtaagaaagggaagaaaggggcacctgggtggctcagtcggttaagcggctgccttccactcaggtcatgatcccagagtcataatccctgctcagcggggagtctgcttgtccctcccccagactggtgctctctctctctctctctgtctctctcaaatgaataaataaaatcttaaaaaaaaaaaaaaggaaagaagtaggagaagcaaaggagaaaggaagggttCCAGAAACCTTTCCCAGATTCCTCCACTGGGACCACATGTTTATGTTCCTAATAAAAGGAAGCAGATTGGTTTTTTAATGGATTGTATTAAAATGTGTCAttaagggtgcctggatggctcagatggttgagcatctgattcttggtttcggctcaggccatgatctcaaggttgtgggatcaagcccagcagcgggctctgctcagtgtggagtctgctggagattttctctctcaccctccccctctgctcctccttcctctgctcctccccctgctcacgctctctctctctctctctaaaataaataaataccatctttaaaaaaaaaagtttcagttatTAATCGGACTTCAGCTCAATATTGCATGGTAAGTCCATGCTTTGAGATACCCTACCTACAACAAGCACACaggaataattgaaaaaaatgcaaaagggaAAAGTGTAAAAGGCATAGAATAGctcaaaaacaatataaatatctCCATGGGCCACAAATGTAAGGAAACGAATCATAAAAGCTGTGAATAGGTCTGAAGCCAAAGGCCTGCTCGATTCCAGgctgaagcagaaggagaggcagtTCTGAGCTCAGCGGCTGCAGGGTCACAGAGACTACAAGTTCTCCACCTGAAGCAGGAACTAGAGCCAAAGGCACTCTAGAAGGGAAGGGCTGAGAACAGGGTCTCTTTtcattaaagagaaatgaaaaaaaaactgctgCCTGCTACCATCTGAGAAAAGCTTATCCAGAGCACATGTAAGGAGGCAGGAGAGCACAGAGCTTCGTGACCAGGAATTGAGAGGGCATACGTGTGGCCTCCCACTCAAAATTAGGCTGAGATCCAGCattataaaatacttgggaaaaaaCTAACTCTACAAAGGTAGCCCAAAAAATCACCAGTTGGAAGATAAATTTACActagagaatattaaaatattaagagtcagagaaaaacaccatatgatttcacttatatgtggaatctaaaaaacaaagcaaatgagcaaacaaaaaaagccaaaaccaacccataaatacacagaacaaactgatggttaccagaggggagaggagtggggggatgggcaacgtggatgaaggggagggggagatacaggcttccagttatggaatgaatacttcagggggatgaaaggcacagcataaggaatatagtcaatgctgtgggtttttgttgttgctcttgtttttgttttttctccaagtttttatttaaattccagtaagttaacatacagtgtaatattggtttcaggagtagaatttagtgattcatcacttacatatgacaaccggtgctcatcacaagtgccctctttaatcccccaTCACACATtgaacacccccccccacctcccctccagcaaccctgtttgttcgtaatagttaagagtctgatttttggtttgcctctctttttaccccactatgttcatctgctttgcttcttaaattccacatatgagtgaatacAGTCAATGGTGTTGTAATAATGTTGcctggtgacagatggcagccaCACTTGGGGTGAGAACCGCATAATGTATGGACTtgtagaatcactatgttgtacacctgaaactaatgtaacaatgTGTGTCAGCTATAGttcaagctttaaaaaatatattaatatttaatacagaAGGGAAAATCGTGAAACATCTGGGCAGAATTAAAACAAGCACAgataggggcacccgggtggctcagtcagctaagcatctgccttcagcttaggtcatgatcctagagtcctgggatggagccccatatcgagccccatatcaggcaccctgctcagtggggagtctgcttctctctctccctctgcccctccccctgctcatgctcactcgctctctctcacaaataaataaaatctttaaaaaaaaaagcacagatagatatgtaaaagaataaattggaaaattggaaatgaaaaatatagtcaTTGAAATATTTGAAGACTCAATAAATGGAATAAACTCTAGACTTAACAGAGGTGAAGAGAGAATTCGTGAACTGCAAGATAATGTTGAATATTTCACCCAGAGTATAGCACAGAGAGGCAAAGAGATAAAAATACCAAAGATAGTACAAAGGTCTAGAGTTTAAATGGAGAAGCTCCAACATTTGCTGATAGGAGTTCCaggaaaaacagaatggagaaactgaggggAAGAGTAACTTGAACAGATggtgagaattttccagaattgaaaagagatataaattctcattagaatatatttaaaataccaaacaaaataaagaaaatacaaatccaCACTTGGACACACCAAAGTGAAACTGCAGGATATTATAGATAAAGAAGAAGGTACATACAATTACATTCAGCATTTTCGAAtaacaaaaattggaaacagtCTAAATATTCATCAACAGAAGAATCACTACAAAAGAGTGGCAATACAATGAAATACTGTAGAGTAGTTAATGtgaataacaacaacagcaagtATCAGCATGAATAAACCTCGAAAACAAGTTGAATGAAAAATGCAAGGTGCAGAAAAATATGCACATTATTAAGCCATTTGTTTGAAGTTTAAAACCACACAAAACAATACATCTATTGTTTGTTGGTGCATACATGTGTAATGAAGACATGAAAACCTACATAGATGAAAACCAAATAGAAATAATACCCACAAATTCAGAATCCTCACCACCTCTCTAATAATCGCTTTAAGTAGAGGCTATTTATTCTCCCCAACCCAGGTATATCTGAATCTAGAAGTAACCAATCTCACTCCTGGCACTTTGAGACCATCACGAACCCCTCCTTCTTTAAAGTCTCTTATTTCTTTGAGGCTTATGTATTCTGGCCATACACCTACCACCTCCCTTGGGTTATTCTCCCCCATTCCTTGAGAACACTGACATTTCATAGaatttctctccatctcaagatctaCTCCTACTCCGAGTGATTCAGACACCCATATGAGTGTCCTGTCCAATGCCTCGCCTCCCCAACCCAAGAAGCATCTCCTCTGATCCCCCATCAGTTACCCATCCTTATGGGCCCATCCTGGATCTTGCCATCACTCAGAACTGCTTCACCTCTAAAACCATAAACTCAGGTATGCACTTCTCTCACCAACCTCTTATTCTTTCAGATCACTTGTTCACTTGCTCCCAGTACTCCTATTTGGATTCCAATGAAACATTCAGTCCACTGACAGCCACTTCTACTGTATCTCTATGTAATAATCTCCTTctatcttcctttccttctttaccCAGATAAGACTCCATAGTCCAAAATCTACACCACTTTTGCCAAAATCTCCCATTATCTTACCTTATTATCTTTCTGTCCACTtgcctggaaaaaaacaaaacaaaacaaaactaacccAAATGCATATTCTCATAGGTGTCTTTAGAGTAAAGATCAACCCCCTTAACATGACTTGGCTCCTGAATGCCTCTGAACATAGACATGGAATTAATCTAATCAGTGAAAGCCTGAGTAGATGGATAGCCAGACCAATTAGCTACCCTGAGTGAATATTATAAATAAGTTATGCCTAGTATCCATTCCTTTATGTCTCCAAGTCAACATCATATAATGCCCTTTAACAGCAAAGGCTTGCCGGTTACTTTAAGACCTACAGAAACCCCCTTCTAGCACTACCTCTATTATTACTCTTGTGTGTCTTCTTAGAAAGTATTGATCTAGTGATAACTCTTCCTTCACAGTGCCTATCCACCGAACTGAAATCAAGACCTTGTGCTCTAATAATTACCAACTTTTTCTAACCATATATATCccattagttctgtttctctggagaaccctgactaatacaagaTGCTTGATGATCACTGATCACACAGATATTAGAGAGAATTCAATATAATTGGGGTTTTAGATCTGATGACTTCTTGCAGACACAGAGATATTATGAACTTAGGCTCTAGTGGTCTCCTATTCAACCAATGGTTTACTGATTGCAGATGCCCGAAGATCCTCAATTTCTCCAAACTCAGTGATGCTCATCATGGGTCCCCCACTAGACCGAGTAGTAAAATACCTTCAGCCAAGCACAGATAATAAGCCAAAGTTCAGCAAAGCACACAGGGACAACCCCCGCTGGAGACATTCCAACAAAAGTACAAAGTTTGAAAATCATGCTTCTCTCTCCTACCAActcccttctctcccccattCCCCTCCTCCACGCATTTGCCCAAATCCAGGACCCACCCCCACCAAAATGAGACTTTATTCCTGGTATTATTCTTGGTTACATTCCCTTCCCTGAAGGGGAACTGACTGGACCAGTTTGGGGAACTAGCCTTGGACAGCCATGTCCTTCCTGGTATAGATGCCAGCATCATTGCCCAATCAGAGATACCTTTGTGTCCGGGGGGTATAAGAGAAAACAGCATCTGGACATAGCAGACTCGTGTCCCACCAGCTACAGAAATGAGGTCTATTCTGATCATCACCCTCCTCAGCTGCTTCTGTGCAGCATATGAGGCCAAAATCTTCTCCAAGTGTGAGCTGGCCCACAAACTGAAGACCAAGGGACTGGACGGCTACCATGGCTACAGCCTGGCAAACTGTGAGCATGAACgttctttctgtctctgcccAAACAGACCTTCTTCCCCAGCCAAGCAATCTCTCCCTTTTCACTTGCTGATTTACTCATTTGTCAGGGTTCTCTTCCACTCCCCGACTGCTCTTCTTATCTCTGCCTCCACTGCCTTATATTCCTATCAGgatctccttttctctctttccaccaGGGAATATTTTATCTATAATAAATtttctcctggggcgcctgggtggctcagtcgttaagcgtctgccttcggctcaggtcatgatcacagggtcctgggatcgagcccccattgggctccctgctccgcgggaagcctgcttctccctctcccactccccctgcttgtgttccctctctcgctgtgtctctctctgtcaaataaataaataaaatctttaaaaaaaataaaaaataaaaaataaattttctcctGCTGTTCCCCCAAATCACCTTCCCACCCAGTGGCCTGGAACACTTCCTCGGAAACAGCCCGAGACTCACCCAACATCTCTCCATCTTGCTCCCATCACCTTTGCTTTCATCTGCATCCTTTTTAGTCTCTGCAGCACAGTTGGTGttgcctcccaccctctcccctgcccttctGTCCACCAAAAAACAACCTACATCTGCTGCATTTGTCTAAAGTTTGTTCTATCCATGTCACAAGGGAGTTGGATGGGGACTGTGAGAACAGAAGGGGAGGCAGTGAGTGACAAGGTACAAGAAGGACTGAGAATCTCTGTCACCCGCCTCATTAGTAAGAACACATGAAGCTATTTCAATTTCCCTTgaatatcttcatttttcttcacgCCAAATATACTCTTTCtcgtcacccccccccccaaggctgGCTTTGTAGGGCTTCCTTTCTAGGATCCTCCTCGATTATTTCTCCACCTCTTCTCTTCCATATACTTTGGGATATAAGCCAATGTGAATATACAAGGCAAGAGTTGGCTATTCGGCTGGGAGATGAGGCTGGGAAGGTAGACTGGGAGACAGACAGCAATTGATGGATTATTGGCCTTtccaaatgcatttatttaacaaattgtgATTAGATACTTACCATGGGCTGATTATTGCTTGGGACTAGGAACACACAATGGATTATAAATACAAACCTAACACTGAGGATCTCATAGTCTTCTCATTTCAGTCTCAAGGGACTTTCTGGCGGTTCTAGTGTAGCAGGAGTTTGGTCTCGTCGTGAAACAATCCCCCTTTTCAACCCACACCTTTTGCTCTCTCTGACACAGGGGTCTGCATGGCTCAGTATGAGAGTAACTTCAACACCCAGTCCGTTAATAGGAAAAACGCCAATGGCAGTACTGACTATGGGCTCTTCCAGCTGAACAGCCAGTGGTGGTGCACAAACAGCAAGCAGCCCTCAGCAAATGCCTGCAGCACAACGTGCAGCAGTAAGGACTCGGTCCCCTCTGcgggctggggcaggtggggcaCATAAAACAGGTACTCCCTGACACCTGGCCCTCGGCCTGTGCTGGAGAAGCCCAGGACAGGGGATCAAGGGGCCCCAGACAGTCCTCACATCCAAAATCGGAGGAAGCAAGATACACCGACCCCTGACTAAGCCTCGCCTTCATGGGTCCCCATCCCTCAAGCCATGCTATCCCTCTCCTCGTCCACTCGCAGCCACATCACCAGCCCACACACCCCCATGCAGCACGTCTCCTGAAGACAAAGGCTCTCCCTGGTCCCTCCGGTCCTGGATGCCCTCCGGGGAGAACAATGCTCAGAGGCGGATTCAAAGCAAGGCAGGAAAATCCAGGCAAATGGAAGGCAAACCCACAAAAGGGCTCCAGAGAGAGAGGGTTTCTGATTCAGGCTTAGTTTCCTCTGGAAATTCCCCTCAAAAAAGTATTGATCAATGAAACAGGAAAAGGGATTTTTCCCTCCCCACTCAGCCCCTTTTCCTTTCAGAGTTTCTGGATGACAACATCGATGATGACATCGTGTGTGCCAAGAGGGTTGTGAGAGATCCTAAGGGGATGTCCGCCTGGTAAGCAGAGCATGAAGGGCAGAGACCAGCCATTCTGCCGGGCATGGACCTTGACAGTATTTGGGATGCTGATAGAATCAGCAGCATCTCTGCTGTAGGATTCTCCCTGGGCTTTGTACGGAGTGGAGACTGTTCTCCCGACATGAACAGAGGCAGAGTAATACTGTAATGTGCTCCCCCAGGGCATGCCTGCAGCACTGACTCACGGGTTCTCAGACGGGCAAACCGTCCCTATCTGAGACTCTCCCACAGCATGAACTGACTCCAGCCTGCAGACCCTGCATTCCCTCTCAGCTGAGCCCCTATAgactcctgcctctgcctctgatTTATGCTGTGTTTCTCTATTCATAGGCGGGCCTGGGTAAAACACTGCAAGGGCAAGGATTTGTCCAAATACCTGGCTGGCTGTAACCTGTGAGACGGTCATTGAGTATGGCTCCTGGAGAAGGTGGCCCAGAAGGCAGGGTAATTCTTCAAGGTTCTTGGAAGCTCTGAAATTCCCCTGCTCACTGCCTCCAAAATAAAAGTTACTCACTTTCAACTGTCTCAAGTATCATGTTTAAGGGCTGGGTTATAACGGAGACTTGATACCCGCTGTGGACAGCTGGAGGTCCTGTTCTCTCCAGGCTCATGGCTGAAGTTCCCCCTATCTCCTCTGGAAAGATAGTTAAGGAAAATCCTTTACTGAGAACTGCTTGAGGCTAAAATTGACAGTTGAATACAGCATTCTAGATGTGAGCTCTTATGAAATTCATTCATAGAGGCGACTAATATTATTCTCCATCACCAGGAAGGAGAGTtcaagatgaaaaagaagaagaaaattgtgGGAGCGTTTTGGTTTAGACGTAGAGAAGGACTGGCCGAATATCAGGATGATTATGTTGGCTGGGGTAAATGACTAAGCTGCTATAACAGAGTCCCCAAAATATGGTGTTCTCACA from Halichoerus grypus chromosome 6, mHalGry1.hap1.1, whole genome shotgun sequence harbors:
- the LOC118546243 gene encoding lysozyme C, milk isozyme-like, which translates into the protein MRSILIITLLSCFCAAYEAKIFSKCELAHKLKTKGLDGYHGYSLANWVCMAQYESNFNTQSVNRKNANGSTDYGLFQLNSQWWCTNSKQPSANACSTTCSKFLDDNIDDDIVCAKRVVRDPKGMSAWRAWVKHCKGKDLSKYLAGCNL